Within Armatimonadota bacterium, the genomic segment TGTATCAAGGTACGTAATCTAAAGATACAAGACGTGCAATTTATTTAGCGTAAATTGCTTAGAAAGCAATGTAAATCGGGTGGGCGATTCAGAAAATATTAGCTGGAGCTTATGGTGGTGTCAGTGATACCAATTTTTTCATTAGTGTCGGCAGTGCCGACATCGGTAGAAACAATATTGAAAGTGCCATTTTTGGAGCAACTCTGGGATGATGATAAACGCGGGCATGGATCGTGCGGCCCTGCGTCGATTGCTATGTGCTGCCGTTATGTTCTCGGCCTTAATAGCCCCTCGATACAAGATATCGTAAATGTCTGGAGATACCTGGGAGGCGACCCTGACGGCAATGATATGAATGGAACGAGTCTGTCCCAACTGGTCGATTCCTGCCACGACTGTTTCAAGATAAATAGTGTGCATGGCTCTGAAATGGACGTAGACTCAGTAAAAGGCGAGATTGCTGAGGGCAGGCCAGTGGTGCTTCATGTCCTTTGTGAGCATCTAACCAACCGAGGATATCCGTATAAAGCCGGACACTGGATTGCTGCTGTGGGATTCAACGACGATTATGTGATCTGTAATGATCCGGGGACCTGCAGGGGTTTTAACAAATACTACTCTAACTACGACATCACAAGAGCTATGGCAGACAGAAGCAATGAAGTCATATGCGGATTTTATCGATGATGACCCGTTGATCAAGAAGGTACGAAGCGAGTCGCTGAATGTTCGATTGATATTGACAGCATGCTTGCTTGCGGATAGAATGCGAGTGGCACTGTAGATTTAGGTGTTTTGTAAGATTGATGCGTCCGGCAGTTTCGGGAATTCATTCCCGAAATACCGAAACCGAGTTCTCGAAACACCCGAATAGAGCTTAGAGGTGAAAAAATGGTAAAGCATCTTCGTTTTGCGCTTGCGGTAGTCGCTATAGGATTTATCATATCACTTCTTCCAGCATTGGCGGCCAGCGTGTCCCCCGGATTGCAGACTGATTCCAATTTTGACACGTCAAGGATCGCAATTAAGAGCGGAAGCATTGTGCTCAAGGTTAACGATTATAACGAAGCCAGGGCACAGATCATGCGGCTGGCCGATGCGCGAGGCGCTGTGCTCCACCAGGAAAAGAGTGAGGCAAACTTTTCCGGCGAGAGGCATGGCGAGATCATATTGGATGTTGATTCAGCACAGTTGGGGCCTCTGATGGAGCGGGTTC encodes:
- a CDS encoding DUF4349 domain-containing protein yields the protein MVKHLRFALAVVAIGFIISLLPALAASVSPGLQTDSNFDTSRIAIKSGSIVLKVNDYNEARAQIMRLADARGAVLHQEKSEANFSGERHGEIILDVDSAQLGPLMERVRRIGKLYSESVQTSDQTSDYQKLNTRISLLKQNEGELIGFMRSPRRMRGSDILFVQYRLYESRLQMQPRSVSILRAGRKRPC
- a CDS encoding C39 family peptidase, with amino-acid sequence MIPIFSLVSAVPTSVETILKVPFLEQLWDDDKRGHGSCGPASIAMCCRYVLGLNSPSIQDIVNVWRYLGGDPDGNDMNGTSLSQLVDSCHDCFKINSVHGSEMDVDSVKGEIAEGRPVVLHVLCEHLTNRGYPYKAGHWIAAVGFNDDYVICNDPGTCRGFNKYYSNYDITRAMADRSNEVICGFYR